A stretch of the Odontesthes bonariensis isolate fOdoBon6 chromosome 5, fOdoBon6.hap1, whole genome shotgun sequence genome encodes the following:
- the LOC142379762 gene encoding B-cell receptor CD22-like isoform X1 translates to MIVCDDHVLYLCPKGVWGGNWKVTLENQCALRGTSVVLKCEYDYPFGNIVTVVRWFKVQQVSGNRKLLPLSDLPSPPDFTYIGNYRGDCKLNVNNVQPADEGEYAFGFTATFGGFISQRYAYLSVKELTTVVQPSTVTEGGTVRLTCSSGCPQPVEAVLFKDGQLVLLSVFRARIEDAGRYYCVGLFGQKTVRSASVALKVHYAPKKVNLTMSPSEDIIKGGTVAFTCSSDANPPVTQSGYSLYRDGEFVSSGQNHNISDIQPSHSGRYHCRAWNSISWRGSSLINSSEITLDVQYRPMNISVSVDPQPVVEGNSVNLTCSSTANPAADNYTWYKRTETPISSSMVQVGSGQVLSLPSMGASHTGFYVCRVRSSLGGNNSTEVMLDMKETLHGSHTLPVLAGIGIAFFMMLVIVLLLFCLLKKKQPASPDTKQTDFSGIGSSSEDPYDTVYANVQMFPSSPLPVATASQRDSHCDAPKSHEEVTYSTVTIKTRNLRPPSHTNNSGASHDSRSKMSKTDISVIYATVTKSS, encoded by the exons ATGATTGTTTGTGATGACCATGTGTTGTATCTTTGTCCAAAAGGTGTCTGGGGTGGAAACTGGAAGGTGACTCTTGAAAACCAGTGTGCTCTAAGAGGGACGTCAGTTGTTTTAAAATGCGAGTACGACTACCCCTTTGGGAATATTGTCACTGTCGTAAGATGGTTTAAAGTCCAGCAAGTATCTGGCAACCGGAAGTTACTTCCCCTATCTGACCTTCCATCACCCCCAGACTTTACATACATTGGCAACTACAGGGGTGACTGCAAGCTGAATGTCAATAATGTCCAACCTGCTGATGAAGGAGAATATGCTTTTGGTTTTACAGCAACATTCGGCGGTTTTATAAGTCAAAGATATGCTTATTTGTCTGTAAAAG AGCTGACCACTGTTGTGCAGCCGAGCACTGTGACAGAGGGAGGCACTGTCAGGCTGACCTGTTCGTCAGGTTGTCCTCAACCTGTGGAAGCTGTCTTGTTCAAAGATGGACAACTTGTTTTGCTTTCAGTCTTCCGGGCCAGGATAGAAGATGCTGGGAGGTACTACTGTGTGGGGTTGTTTGGACAAAAGACAGTTAGATCTGCTTCCGTAGCCTTGAAAGTTCACT ACGCTCCCAAGAAAGTAAATCTGACGATGAGCCCATCAGAAGACATCATCAAAGGAGGCACAGTTGCTTTCACCTGCAGCAGTGACGCCAACCCTCCTGTGACACAAAGTGGATACAGCCTGTACAGGGATGGAGAGTTTGTCAGTTCGGGGCAGAATCACAACATCTCTGACATCCAGCCGAGCCACAGTGGACGGTACCACTGCCGGGCCTGGAACAGCATCAGCTGGAGAGGCAGTAGCTTGATCAACTCATCAGAGATTACACTCGATGTTCAGT acCGCCCAATGAACATTTCAGTATCAGTGGATCCACAACCAGTTGTTGAGGGCAACAGTGTAAATCTGACCTGCAGCAGCACTGCTAACCCTGCAGCAGATAACTACACCTGGTATAAGAGGACAGAAACCCCCATCTCCAGCTCCATGGTCCAGGTGGGCTCAGGTCAGGTGCTGTCACTTCCCTCTATGGGGGCGTCCCACACTGGTTTCTACGTCTGCCGTGTCAGGAGCAGTCTGGGAGGAAACAACTCAACTGAGGTGATGCTGGACATGAAAGAAACTCTGCACG gcagccaTACCCTCCCAGTCTTAGCTGGAATTGGAATCGCTTTTTTTATGATGTTAGTAATAGTGCTGCTTTTGTTCTG ccttttaaaaaagaagCAGCCGGCCAGTCCAGACACAAAA CAGACTGACTTCAGTGGAATAGGGTCCAGCTCTGAAGATCCATATGACACCGTTTATGCCAACGTtcagatgtttccctcctctcctctgccTGTCGCTACAGCTTCGCAGAGAGACTCACACTGCGAT gCTCCCAAATCTCACGAGGAGGTTACCTACTCCACAGTCACCATCAAAACAAGAAACCTGCGTCCTCCATCCCACACGAACAACAGCGGAGCATCACATGACTCCCG gtCAAAAATGAGCAAGACTGACATTTCAGTGATCTATGCCACGGTAACTAAATCCAGCTGA
- the hpn gene encoding serine protease hepsin: protein MYAEKVVAEGKMGSRGISLTCVLTPWRVIGVCVTVMTLGAIGAAVWAVVSFCTMEEDTGLYDVQVNSPDQRLRVFDSAQRRWRQVCSSSANELLASISCEEVGFVSVVNYSVTSVPEASGDGGEFFCVRQEELSFGKKIKDSLYPCDCGSREVLTLLCQDCGRRSFAADRIVGGVDARQGSWPWQVSLQYDGVHQCGGSIISNRWIVSAAHCFPERYRFVNRWRVLLGSIYNKPVNANVAEMKTIVYHSSYLPFVDANIDDNSRDIAVLALAQPLTFNEYIQPICLPAYGQRLIDGQMGTVTGWGNVGYYDHLADVLQEANVPIITDAVCNAPDYYDNQITTSMFCAGYEKGGIDACQGDSGGPFVAADCLSKANRYRLLGVVSWGTGCAMAKKPGVYTRVSRFLPWISTAMRNYQNLAGVHKMART from the exons GGAGCAGGGGGATCTCTCTGACCTGCGTGTTGACCCCCTGGCGGGTGATCGGGGTGTGTGTGACAGTGATGACCCTGGGAGCCATAGGAGCCGCTGTCTGGGCCGTAG TTTCATTTTGCACAATGGAAGAAGACACAGGACTCTATGATG TCCAGGTAAATTCACCTGACCAGCGTCTCAGAGTTTTCGACTCGGCCCAGAGGAGGTGGCGTCAGGTGTGCTCCTCCTCAGCCAATGAACTTCTAGCTAGCATCAGCTGTGAAGAAGTTGGATTTGTCAG tgTTGTGAATTACTCGGTCACATCAGTACCAGAGGCCAGCGGTGATGGTGGAGAATTCTTCTGTGTCAGACAGGAAGAGCTCAGCTTCGGAAAGAAAATCAAAGACTCGTTGTACCCATG TGACTGTGGGAGCAGGGAGGTTCTCACACTGCTGTGCCAAG ACTGTGGCAGGCGTAGTTTTGCAGCAGATCGTATAGTTGGTGGTGTGGATGCAAGGCAGGGCAGCTGGCCCTGGCAGGTCAGCTTACAGTATGATGGCGTTCATCAGTGCGGAGGATCCATCATTTCAAACCGCTGGATTGTTTCTGCAGCCCACTGCTTCCCAGA GCGCTATCGCTTTGTTAACCGCTGGCGTGTACTTTTGGGCTCCATCTACAACAAACCAGTCAATGCTAACGTAGCGGAGATGAAGACCATTGTGTACCACAGCAGCTATCTTCCCTTTGTAGATGCCAACATTGATGACAACAGCAGGGACATTGCTGTTCTGGCCCTCGCCCAACCTCTAACTTTTAATG aATACATCCAGCCTATCTGTCTGCCAGCATACGGTCAAAGACTGATAGACGGACAGATGGGAACAGTGACAGGCTGGGGGAACGTAGGATACTATG ATCATCTGGCAGATGTTCTCCAGGAGGCAAACGTCCCCATCATCACTGATGCTGTCTGCAATGCACCTGATTACTACGACAACCAGATCACCACCAGCATGTTCTGTGCTGGTTATGAGAAAGGAGGCATCGATGCCTGTCAG GGAGACAGCGGTGGTCCGTTTGTGGCAGCCGACTGCTTGTCTAAGGCCAATCGCTACCGTCTGCTGGGAGTGGTGAGCTGGGGGACGGGCTGCGCCATGGCCAAAAAACCCGGCGTCTACACCCGAGTGTCCCGATTTCTGCCTTGGATATCTACAGCCATGAGG AATTATCAGAACTTAGCAGGTGTTCACAAAATGGCACGAACATGA
- the LOC142379762 gene encoding B-cell receptor CD22-like isoform X3 — protein MIVCDDHVLYLCPKGVWGGNWKVTLENQCALRGTSVVLKCEYDYPFGNIVTVVRWFKVQQVSGNRKLLPLSDLPSPPDFTYIGNYRGDCKLNVNNVQPADEGEYAFGFTATFGGFISQRYAYLSVKELTTVVQPSTVTEGGTVRLTCSSGCPQPVEAVLFKDGQLVLLSVFRARIEDAGRYYCVGLFGQKTVRSASVALKVHYAPKKVNLTMSPSEDIIKGGTVAFTCSSDANPPVTQSGYSLYRDGEFVSSGQNHNISDIQPSHSGRYHCRAWNSISWRGSSLINSSEITLDVQYRPMNISVSVDPQPVVEGNSVNLTCSSTANPAADNYTWYKRTETPISSSMVQVGSGQVLSLPSMGASHTGFYVCRVRSSLGGNNSTEVMLDMKETLHGSHTLPVLAGIGIAFFMMLVIVLLLFCLLKKKQPASPDTKTDFSGIGSSSEDPYDTVYANVQMFPSSPLPVATASQRDSHCDAPKSHEEVTYSTVTIKTRNLRPPSHTNNSGASHDSRSKMSKTDISVIYATVTKSS, from the exons ATGATTGTTTGTGATGACCATGTGTTGTATCTTTGTCCAAAAGGTGTCTGGGGTGGAAACTGGAAGGTGACTCTTGAAAACCAGTGTGCTCTAAGAGGGACGTCAGTTGTTTTAAAATGCGAGTACGACTACCCCTTTGGGAATATTGTCACTGTCGTAAGATGGTTTAAAGTCCAGCAAGTATCTGGCAACCGGAAGTTACTTCCCCTATCTGACCTTCCATCACCCCCAGACTTTACATACATTGGCAACTACAGGGGTGACTGCAAGCTGAATGTCAATAATGTCCAACCTGCTGATGAAGGAGAATATGCTTTTGGTTTTACAGCAACATTCGGCGGTTTTATAAGTCAAAGATATGCTTATTTGTCTGTAAAAG AGCTGACCACTGTTGTGCAGCCGAGCACTGTGACAGAGGGAGGCACTGTCAGGCTGACCTGTTCGTCAGGTTGTCCTCAACCTGTGGAAGCTGTCTTGTTCAAAGATGGACAACTTGTTTTGCTTTCAGTCTTCCGGGCCAGGATAGAAGATGCTGGGAGGTACTACTGTGTGGGGTTGTTTGGACAAAAGACAGTTAGATCTGCTTCCGTAGCCTTGAAAGTTCACT ACGCTCCCAAGAAAGTAAATCTGACGATGAGCCCATCAGAAGACATCATCAAAGGAGGCACAGTTGCTTTCACCTGCAGCAGTGACGCCAACCCTCCTGTGACACAAAGTGGATACAGCCTGTACAGGGATGGAGAGTTTGTCAGTTCGGGGCAGAATCACAACATCTCTGACATCCAGCCGAGCCACAGTGGACGGTACCACTGCCGGGCCTGGAACAGCATCAGCTGGAGAGGCAGTAGCTTGATCAACTCATCAGAGATTACACTCGATGTTCAGT acCGCCCAATGAACATTTCAGTATCAGTGGATCCACAACCAGTTGTTGAGGGCAACAGTGTAAATCTGACCTGCAGCAGCACTGCTAACCCTGCAGCAGATAACTACACCTGGTATAAGAGGACAGAAACCCCCATCTCCAGCTCCATGGTCCAGGTGGGCTCAGGTCAGGTGCTGTCACTTCCCTCTATGGGGGCGTCCCACACTGGTTTCTACGTCTGCCGTGTCAGGAGCAGTCTGGGAGGAAACAACTCAACTGAGGTGATGCTGGACATGAAAGAAACTCTGCACG gcagccaTACCCTCCCAGTCTTAGCTGGAATTGGAATCGCTTTTTTTATGATGTTAGTAATAGTGCTGCTTTTGTTCTG ccttttaaaaaagaagCAGCCGGCCAGTCCAGACACAAAA ACTGACTTCAGTGGAATAGGGTCCAGCTCTGAAGATCCATATGACACCGTTTATGCCAACGTtcagatgtttccctcctctcctctgccTGTCGCTACAGCTTCGCAGAGAGACTCACACTGCGAT gCTCCCAAATCTCACGAGGAGGTTACCTACTCCACAGTCACCATCAAAACAAGAAACCTGCGTCCTCCATCCCACACGAACAACAGCGGAGCATCACATGACTCCCG gtCAAAAATGAGCAAGACTGACATTTCAGTGATCTATGCCACGGTAACTAAATCCAGCTGA
- the LOC142379762 gene encoding B-cell receptor CD22-like isoform X2 yields MERWILIILTIIPGVWGGNWKVTLENQCALRGTSVVLKCEYDYPFGNIVTVVRWFKVQQVSGNRKLLPLSDLPSPPDFTYIGNYRGDCKLNVNNVQPADEGEYAFGFTATFGGFISQRYAYLSVKELTTVVQPSTVTEGGTVRLTCSSGCPQPVEAVLFKDGQLVLLSVFRARIEDAGRYYCVGLFGQKTVRSASVALKVHYAPKKVNLTMSPSEDIIKGGTVAFTCSSDANPPVTQSGYSLYRDGEFVSSGQNHNISDIQPSHSGRYHCRAWNSISWRGSSLINSSEITLDVQYRPMNISVSVDPQPVVEGNSVNLTCSSTANPAADNYTWYKRTETPISSSMVQVGSGQVLSLPSMGASHTGFYVCRVRSSLGGNNSTEVMLDMKETLHGSHTLPVLAGIGIAFFMMLVIVLLLFCLLKKKQPASPDTKQTDFSGIGSSSEDPYDTVYANVQMFPSSPLPVATASQRDSHCDAPKSHEEVTYSTVTIKTRNLRPPSHTNNSGASHDSRSKMSKTDISVIYATVTKSS; encoded by the exons ATGGAAAGGTGGATTCTGATTATTCTTACAATAATACCAG GTGTCTGGGGTGGAAACTGGAAGGTGACTCTTGAAAACCAGTGTGCTCTAAGAGGGACGTCAGTTGTTTTAAAATGCGAGTACGACTACCCCTTTGGGAATATTGTCACTGTCGTAAGATGGTTTAAAGTCCAGCAAGTATCTGGCAACCGGAAGTTACTTCCCCTATCTGACCTTCCATCACCCCCAGACTTTACATACATTGGCAACTACAGGGGTGACTGCAAGCTGAATGTCAATAATGTCCAACCTGCTGATGAAGGAGAATATGCTTTTGGTTTTACAGCAACATTCGGCGGTTTTATAAGTCAAAGATATGCTTATTTGTCTGTAAAAG AGCTGACCACTGTTGTGCAGCCGAGCACTGTGACAGAGGGAGGCACTGTCAGGCTGACCTGTTCGTCAGGTTGTCCTCAACCTGTGGAAGCTGTCTTGTTCAAAGATGGACAACTTGTTTTGCTTTCAGTCTTCCGGGCCAGGATAGAAGATGCTGGGAGGTACTACTGTGTGGGGTTGTTTGGACAAAAGACAGTTAGATCTGCTTCCGTAGCCTTGAAAGTTCACT ACGCTCCCAAGAAAGTAAATCTGACGATGAGCCCATCAGAAGACATCATCAAAGGAGGCACAGTTGCTTTCACCTGCAGCAGTGACGCCAACCCTCCTGTGACACAAAGTGGATACAGCCTGTACAGGGATGGAGAGTTTGTCAGTTCGGGGCAGAATCACAACATCTCTGACATCCAGCCGAGCCACAGTGGACGGTACCACTGCCGGGCCTGGAACAGCATCAGCTGGAGAGGCAGTAGCTTGATCAACTCATCAGAGATTACACTCGATGTTCAGT acCGCCCAATGAACATTTCAGTATCAGTGGATCCACAACCAGTTGTTGAGGGCAACAGTGTAAATCTGACCTGCAGCAGCACTGCTAACCCTGCAGCAGATAACTACACCTGGTATAAGAGGACAGAAACCCCCATCTCCAGCTCCATGGTCCAGGTGGGCTCAGGTCAGGTGCTGTCACTTCCCTCTATGGGGGCGTCCCACACTGGTTTCTACGTCTGCCGTGTCAGGAGCAGTCTGGGAGGAAACAACTCAACTGAGGTGATGCTGGACATGAAAGAAACTCTGCACG gcagccaTACCCTCCCAGTCTTAGCTGGAATTGGAATCGCTTTTTTTATGATGTTAGTAATAGTGCTGCTTTTGTTCTG ccttttaaaaaagaagCAGCCGGCCAGTCCAGACACAAAA CAGACTGACTTCAGTGGAATAGGGTCCAGCTCTGAAGATCCATATGACACCGTTTATGCCAACGTtcagatgtttccctcctctcctctgccTGTCGCTACAGCTTCGCAGAGAGACTCACACTGCGAT gCTCCCAAATCTCACGAGGAGGTTACCTACTCCACAGTCACCATCAAAACAAGAAACCTGCGTCCTCCATCCCACACGAACAACAGCGGAGCATCACATGACTCCCG gtCAAAAATGAGCAAGACTGACATTTCAGTGATCTATGCCACGGTAACTAAATCCAGCTGA